From uncultured Desulfobacter sp.:
GAACGACTGATCAGGAAATACGGAGTGATGGATGTTTAAGCAGTGGCTTGGAAATTGGAAACGGCGTCTGGTACAATTAGTATCTTTAGGAATCATTGGTGAGTGGTCTTTTTACGGTATTTTTCGCTGCCCCTTTGCCGTGCCTTACATAGGGTGCGGTAACTGCCCGGTAATCCAATGCCCGGGTCGAAACCTGTGGATGTGGGGATGGATACTGATCGGGCTTTCCGCTGTTCTGTTCGGCCGTGTCTTTTGCGGATGGGTTTGTCCTGGCGGCCTGGTTTCAGAGATTCTGTCCATGGGTGCATTTTTTAAAAATAAAATCAACAAGATTGCATCGAATTTTTTTAGCGTTGGGAAGTACCTCGTCCTGGCCCTTTCTCTGTATCTTTTTTTCGTGGCCAACAATCCCCGTTGGGCCATCCCTATCCGGACCGGTGAATTTTTTAAATCCGTGAGCCTGACATTTGAACATGCCGATCCCATCTGGATTTATAAAACAATAGCCATTTTGATTGCTTTGGGGCTCAGTATATTTTTTTCCATGTTTTGGTGTCGTTTTTTTTGCCCTACTGGTGGGGCTTTGGAGTTGCTGTCACGGTTTTCCCTGTTTCGGTTTACAATGAATGAAAAGTGCACATCCTGCGATCAATGCCTCAAGAAGTGTGCCATGGAAACACGCCCTTCTGAGAGCAATTGTGTGCAATGCGGTGATTGCTTAGATACTTGTAAGCTAAATGCCGTGGAGTGGCGGTTCCGTATCCGTTCAACCTGATTGGTCCGCCCCGGTTCCCCGGTCTTTCGTTCGGGGAATCGGGCCATATTTATGCTTTATTGTCCTGGTCTGGCAGGGAAAGTTTTGTCACAGAAGTCATTCAGTACGCTCTGTCTTTTGAAAGTATCCAGTTTGAGAAGATCGCGGATTTGGTACGGGTATCGTGCCTAAGTTTCGATGGTTCCTCGTGGTTCAGCCTTGTTTTCAGCTAATAATAGTGTTAATGATAATTATATTAGGGAACCACAAATAAAAAATATATCTGATTAAATTACCCTGTTTTGCTGAAAATTAAATGCGTTGCTCATTCAATGTGGGGCGTTTATTTTATTGTGATTCCTTTAACAAAATTCACGTATAGAGGGCTTTCGCCCTGTAGGCTCACACCCGTGCCAGGCGTACACAAATCAATAAACACGGACTAAAAAAGCCGCGCTTTTTATCTGGTTAATAGGAGGAGTTATGGCTAATCAAACGACTTCAGCCCATGCAGACAGGATGGGGCTTGGACTTTCAGGGGGTGGATTACGGGCCTCTTTTTATCACATCGGCATACTGGCGCAAATGGCGGACCAAGGTTTATTGCGCCATCTGGAAGTTATTTCAACAGTATCAGGCGGCTCCATTATTGGTGCGTTATATTACCTTCATGTAAAAAAACTATTGGAAAGTAAACCTGACGCAGAAATCAGTGATCAGGATTATGTGGAACTTGTGGGGAAAATCGAAACTGAGTTTTTCAAGGCAACTAAAAAAAATATACGCATGGCGACTTTTTCAAGTTTTGCAACAAACTGCAGGATGGTATACTTCAATTACTCCAGCAGTGACCGCATCGGTGAACTGTATAACGATTGGCTATATCAGAATGTGATACAGGATTTGGGCGATCCGGTTCAGATGCAGAAATTAAAAATATATCCACCCGATGGCCCCAACGATTTTTCTCCTAACCATCACAATGCGGATCGGAGCGCAAAAGTTCCTATTCTGGTGATTAATGCTACTTCACTGAATACCGGGCGTGTGTGGCGGTATACGGCTAAAACCATGGGGGAACCGCCGGCAGATGGTGAACCCTCAACGGGTAATCAACCGTCAGGTGGTTTGTCCGCTTATCAGGTTGACAAGAAAACCATTCGTTTGCGTAGGGCAAATGCTTATGCTGACATTACCCCACTTCAACAAGATTTTCCTTTAGGGCACGCAGTGGCTGCATCGGCCTGTGTTCCTGCCTTGTTCGATCCCATGGCGATCAGTTCGCTTTATTATGATCCGCCAAAAAAGAAAAATGACACTGAAAAACAATTAAAACAGAATGAAATTCGGACAGAATTAGTGGATGGCGGTGTATATGACAATCAGGGTGTGGATAGCCTGATAAACAACGATTGCACCTGTTTTATAGTCAGCGATGCTTCAGGGCAAATGGATATGGTTAAACAACAGGACACAAGCCGGATATCTGTTTTGCTACGTGCTACCAGTATTTTGCAGGATCGCGTAAGATCAGACGGATTGCTGCGACTCGCCGGAGGTTATGGCAGCAACAATATTGCTTTCTTAAGTTTACGAAAAGGTTTGGGATTTAGAAAGGTTCATTGGGTTGATAGTTCCGACACACAATCTCCGGATGTGGTCATTCCTGCGACCAGTTTACAAGAATTCGATGTGCATCCAGATGTCCAGGAGAGACTGTCTAAAATTCGCACTGATCTGGATGCATTCACTGAAGTAGAAGCATATTCTCTAATGTTTGATGCGTATAAAATGAGCCAGGATGAGTTAGAAAAATTCAAGAATGAATCTGACAATCAGTATTTCAAACAAAAAGAAGTCGAAGAGAACCTGAGCAGTTCATGGAAGTTCATGGCAATCTCTCACTGGATGAAGGAACCGACGAAAGACTATCTTAATCAATTGGATGTTGCCCAGTCCACATTTGGGAAGGCATTAAAATGTATACCCTTATTGTGGGTTCCTTTACTTGTTTTGATCGGCCTTGTTCTTTATTTTTTTACGCCATTTATAGTTTCAATATTGTCGAGCAGCATTTCGATCTATTCGATTGTCGTCTTGGT
This genomic window contains:
- a CDS encoding 4Fe-4S binding protein — its product is MFKQWLGNWKRRLVQLVSLGIIGEWSFYGIFRCPFAVPYIGCGNCPVIQCPGRNLWMWGWILIGLSAVLFGRVFCGWVCPGGLVSEILSMGAFFKNKINKIASNFFSVGKYLVLALSLYLFFVANNPRWAIPIRTGEFFKSVSLTFEHADPIWIYKTIAILIALGLSIFFSMFWCRFFCPTGGALELLSRFSLFRFTMNEKCTSCDQCLKKCAMETRPSESNCVQCGDCLDTCKLNAVEWRFRIRST
- a CDS encoding patatin-like phospholipase family protein, which encodes MANQTTSAHADRMGLGLSGGGLRASFYHIGILAQMADQGLLRHLEVISTVSGGSIIGALYYLHVKKLLESKPDAEISDQDYVELVGKIETEFFKATKKNIRMATFSSFATNCRMVYFNYSSSDRIGELYNDWLYQNVIQDLGDPVQMQKLKIYPPDGPNDFSPNHHNADRSAKVPILVINATSLNTGRVWRYTAKTMGEPPADGEPSTGNQPSGGLSAYQVDKKTIRLRRANAYADITPLQQDFPLGHAVAASACVPALFDPMAISSLYYDPPKKKNDTEKQLKQNEIRTELVDGGVYDNQGVDSLINNDCTCFIVSDASGQMDMVKQQDTSRISVLLRATSILQDRVRSDGLLRLAGGYGSNNIAFLSLRKGLGFRKVHWVDSSDTQSPDVVIPATSLQEFDVHPDVQERLSKIRTDLDAFTEVEAYSLMFDAYKMSQDELEKFKNESDNQYFKQKEVEENLSSSWKFMAISHWMKEPTKDYLNQLDVAQSTFGKALKCIPLLWVPLLVLIGLVLYFFTPFIVSILSSSISIYSIVVLVAVWFISSMVPKLAGLFKILKVLRSPALMVRKIYRVTGLLAVTLFIKFYLRFINPLYLEQGRISKLK